The segment tctgctctgttctgctctggtctgttctgttctggtctgttctgttctgttctgctctgttctgctctgttctgctctgttctgctctgttctgctctgttctgctcggttctgctctgctctgctctgttctgttctgttcagacagagataggtacagtagatctgttctgttctgttcagacagagataggtacagtagatctgttctgttctgttcagacagagataggtacagtagatctgttctgttctgttcagacaGAGATAGGTACAGTAATCTGTTCTGTTCAGACAGAGATAGGTACAGTAATCTGTTCTGTTCAGACAGAGATAGGTACAGTATATCTGTTCTGTTCAGACAGAGATAGGTAAAGTAATCTGTTCTGTTCAGACAGAGATAGGTACTGTAGATGTTGCTGCCATGGGGACAGATTTACTCTGCAGTAACAACTTTGTTTACATTCAGGTAAATAGCTAGTGGACCCACAGTGGAAAAAATTATGGgtgtatcccaaatggtaccatttcccccatatgtagtgcactactttagactgtggcccataaggctctgatcaaaagtagtgcactatgtagggaacttCCTAAAGAGAAGTATAGACAACGTAGTGTTTACTACCTGATGCAGCGTTTTCCCAAACTcgctcggtcctcgggaccccaaggggtgcacgttttggttttctgctcctagcactacacagctgattcaaataatcaactaattatCAATCTCTGATGATttttaaatcagctgtgtagtgttagggcagaaaacccttggggtcccgaggacggAGTTTGGGGAAACGCTGCCCTAATGTGTCAGAACAGGTTGGAGGCCAGCGTCTGTCTAGAGCCAAGAGAGAGTCTAGACAGGTTGTAGAACATTTGAACACGACCACTGGCGGAAAACGCTGGTTgagtcaacattgtttccacatcatttcaacaacaaaacaaattcAATGCGACAATGTTGAATAAACgttgaaaactgattggatttgcaaaaaaaagtcatcaacgtaagggaatttagtATTTTTTTCCCCACCAAACTTTTaccctaaatccaatgacatggtgacattttggttgatttcacattgaattcacgtcaGTTGACAACTTAACCAAATGTAAATcgaaactagatgttgaactgacgtctgtgcccagtgggttggggACAACGTTATTAAAATATTAAAAGGGAATTTTTTTATCCTGCAGTTTTTTCTCTTCAATCATGCCAGCCTTGTTGGAAAAAACGATGTTTAACAATTCAACAGAACTCAATAGTTCTGAATCAAACAGTCAAGAAAAACTATGGATTTCCATCTCTGGTTTTGGCATCTTCATACAGTATGTCTAGTTTCACAGTAGCGTTAGTTTGCTTCTTCTTTGTCTGAAGGCATCAGGTTTTAGGAGATCAGTGGCTGGACGTTCAGATTACTCTCTCCAATCATGCCAGCCTTTGTGGGAAAGGCCAACTTTAGCCTGAAAAGTTCAACACTATAACTTTCAGGCGAAAATGAAACATTTTCAATGTTGGTCATCTATCAATTACAATGAGAGAAAAGAAGATAGAATGTCATTCCACACTCTGATATGTTGTTATTTGGGATGGCGTTAGTGATCGCTCTTGGGGGGTTTATAGCAGGAGTTGGCTGTGTCTCAGAGGTggttgtaaatgtaaatgcaaggGGGGGTGGGGGCGGTGGCCTGCATCTGGTGAGGAAGGGAagcagacaaacagagacagatgGGGGGGGTCAGGCGGTGGCCTGCATCTGGTGAGGAAGGGAagcagacaaacagagacagatgGGGGGGGTCAGTGTCACCTCATTACTCTGATGGCTTCACATTATTCCAGTGTCACATCCATCCTGACAAATCAACCAGGGCATCATTGGCCTTGGACTCACAAACCATCTTCATCCATCAACACTGGAGCCTGAGAGAGGAatcaaagatacacacacacacacacacacacacacacacacacacacacacacacacacacacacacacacacacacacacacacacacacacaggaatacaagtacacacacacactcacaggaatacaagtacgcacacacacacactaacacacacacacacacacacacacacacacacacacacacacacacacacacacacacacacacacacacacacaggaatacaagtacgcacacacacacacacacagtgttcttCTCATCATGCagttacagtggagagaacaagtatttgatacactgccgattttgcaggttttcctacttacaaagcatgtagaggtctgtaatttttatcataggtacacttcaactgtgagagacggaatctaaaacagaaatccagaaaatcacattgtatgatttttaagtaattaatttgcattttattgcatgaaataagtatttgatacatcagaaaagcagaacttaatatttgatacagaaacctttgtttgcaattacagagatcatacgtttcctgtaggtcttgaccaggtttgcacacactgcagcagggattttggcccactcctccatacagaccttctccagatccttcaggtttcggggctgtcgctgggcaatacggactttcagctccctccaaagatgttctattgggtttaggtctggagactggctaggccactccaggaccttgagatgcttcttacggagccactccttagttgccctggctgtgtgttttgggtcgttgtcatgctggaagacccagccacgacccatcttcaatgctcttactgagggaaggaggttgttggccaagatctcacgatacatggccccatccatcctcccctcaatacggtgcagtcgtcctgtcccctttgcagaaaaccatccccaaagaatgatgtttccacctccatgcttcacggttgggatggtgttcttggggttgtactcatccttcttcttcctccaaacacggcgagtagagtttagaccaaaaatatatatttttgtctcatcagaccacatgaccttctcccattcctcctctggatcatccagatggtcattagcaaacttcagacgggcctgaacatgcgctggcttgagcagggggaccttgcgtgcgctgcaggattttaatccatgacggcgtaatgtgttactaatggttttctttgagactgtggtcccagctctcttcaggtcattgaccaggtcctgccgtgtagttctgggctgatccctcaccttcctcatgatcattgatgccccacgaggtgagatcttgcatggagccccagaccgagggtgattgaccgtcatcttgaacttcttccgttttctaataattgcaccaacagttgttgccttctcaccaagctgcttgcctattgtcctgtagcccatcccagccttgtgcaggtctacaattttatccctgatgtccttacacagctctctggtcttggccattgtggagaggttggagtctgtttgattgcgtgtgtggacaggtgtcttttatacaggcaacgagttcaaacaggtgcagttaatacaggtaatgagtggagaacaggagggcttcttaaagaaaaacgaacaggtctgtgagagccggaattcttactggttggtaggtgatcaaatacttatgtcatgcaataaaatgcaaattatttacttaaaaatcatacaatgtgattttctggatttttgttttagattccgtctctcacagttgaagtgtacctatgataaacattacagacctctacatgctttgtaagtaggaaaacctgcaaaattggcagtgtattaaatacttgttctccccactgtatctagcaCAGACCCACATGATGCCAACACATCAACCCTTCAGAcccacatacattttacattacatttttttgtcatttagcagatgctcttatacagagcgatttacttgagcaattagggttaagtgccttgcttaagggcacatcgacagatttttcacctagtcggctcggggattagaaccagcgacctttcggttactggcacaacaatcttaaccactaagctacctgccgcccgtaaactctccttccagactcacattaagcatctccaaaccAAAGTTAAATCttgaatctgcttcctattttgcaacaaagcctccttcactcatgctgctaaacatgccctcgtaaaactgactatcctaccgatccttgacttcggcgatgtcatttacaaaatagcctccaacactctactcaccaaattggatgtagtctatcacagtgccatccgttttgtcaccaaagccccatatactacccaccactgtgacctgtacgctcttgttggctggccctcactacatattcgtcgccaaacccattggctccaggtcatctttaaatcacttctaggcaaatccccgccttctcttagctcattggtcaccatagcaacacccacccgtagtctgcgctccagcaggtacagtggggaaaaaaagtatttagtcagccaccaattgtgcaagttctcccacttaaaaagatgagagatgcctgtaattttcatcataggtacacgtcaactatgacagacaaattgagaaaaaaaattccagaaaatcacattgtaggatttttaatgaatttatttgcaaattatggtggaaaataagtatttggtcacctacaaacgagcaagatttctggctctcacagacctgtaacttcttctttaagaggctcctctgtcctcccctcgttacctgtattaatggcacctgtttgaacttgttatcagtataaaagacacctgtccacaacctcaaacagtcacactccaaactccactatggccaagaccaaagagctgtcaaaggacaccagaaacaaaattgtagacctgcaccaggctgggaagactgaatctgcaataggtaagcagcttggtttgaagaaatcaactgtgggagcaattattaggaaatggaagacatacaagaccactgataatctccctcgatctggggctccacgcaagatctcaccccgtggggtcaaaatgatcacaagaacggtgagcaaaaatcccagaaccacacggggggacctagtgaatgacctgcagagagctgggaccaaagtaacaaagcctaccatcagtaacacactacgccgccagggactcaaatcctgctgtgtccccctgcttaagccagtacatgtccaggcccgtctgaagtttgctagagtgcatttggatgatccagaagaggattgggagaatgtcatatggtcagatgaaaccaaaatataactttttggtaaaaactcaactcgtcgtgtttggagtacaaagaatgctgagttgcatccaaagaacaccatacctactgtgaagcatgggtgtggaaacatcatgctttggggctgtttttctgcaaagggaccaggacgactgatccgtgtaaaggaaagaatgaatggggccatgtatcgtgagattttgagtgaaaacctccttccatcagcaagggcattgaagatgaaacgtggctgggtctttcagcatgacaatgatcccaaacacaccgcccgggcaacgaaggagtggcttcgtaagaagcatttcaaggtcctggagtggcctagccagtctccagatctcaaccccatagaaaatctttggagggagttgaaaatccgtgttgcccagcgacagccccaaaacatcactgctctagaggagatctgcatggaggaatgggccaaaataccagcaacagtgtgtgaaaaccttgtgaagacttacagaaaacgtttgacctgtgtcattgccaacaaagggtatataacaaagtattgagaaacttttgttattgaccaaatacttattttccaccataatttgcaaataaattcataaaaaatcctacaatgtgattttctggaatttcttttctcattttgtctgtcatagttgacgtgtacctatgatgaaaattacaggcctctctcatctttttaagtgggagaacttgcacaattggtggctgactaaatacttttttgccccactgtatatctcactggtcatccccaaagccaacacctcctttggctgccattccttccagttctctgctgcaaatgacaggaacgaactgcaaaaatctctgaagctggagactcttatctccctcaccaactttaagcatcagttgtcagagcacctttaccgatcactgcacctgtacacagcccatctgtaattagcccacccaactacctcatccctatattgttatttattttgctcttttgcaccccagtatctctatttgcacatcatcttctgcacatctatcactccagtgtttaatactaaattataattgtaattattttcaactgtggcctatttattgccttacctccataacttgctacatttgcacacactgtatatagattttctattgtcttattgactgtatgttttgtttaccccatatgtaactctgtgttgttgttgtttttatcgcactgctttgctttatcttggccaggtcgcagttgtaaatgagaacttgttctcaactggcttacctggttaaataaaggtgaaaaataataataataatttttaaaaaatacataGCCAACACATCAATCTTTCACCTTGCTTCTGTCTACCTTACAGGCAGTTTCAGTGCTTTCCTTCTCTTCATTTGTTGGGGAAGAGAGATGAGCCGCCCACACCCTCCACTGTTGGCATAGCTCTATCTCTGCCCTGCCTGCCCTCAGCCCTGCCTGCCCTCAGCCCTGCCTGCCCTCAGCCCTGCCTGCCCTCAGCCCTGCCTCCCCTCAGCCCTGCCTGCCCTCAGCCCTGCCTCCCCTCAGCCCTGCCTGCCCTCAGCCCTGCCTCCCCTCAGCCCTGCCTGCCCTCAGCCCTGCCTGCCCTCAGCCCTGCCTGCACTAAGAACACAGAACAGGTATAGACAGTTAGAAACAGGATAGTTCATCATGTAACTCCCTCAGGGCCCAGGGTGTTTTCAGATACTATGTATGTTGTGTTTCATATGGAATCAGGAAATCTGTCTGCCGTGATGGCGGTTCCAACACAACGCTACGGTTACCATATTGATTCACATTCACGCCCCAGTCCATCCTGGCCGAGCGTTCACGCCCCAGTCCATCCTGGCCGAGCGTTCACGCCCCAGTCCATCCTGGCCGAGCGTTCACGCCCCAGTCCATCCTGGCCGAGCGTTCACGCCCCCAGTCCATCCTGGCCGAACGTTCACGCCCCAGTCCATCCTGGCCGAGCGTTCACGCCCCAGTCCATCCTGGCCGAGCGTTCACGCCCCAGTCCATCCTGGCCGAGCGTTTAAAGACCTCTGGGGGGGACTCAGAGCCTTGTTGTCACACAGTGGCATcatcttaaaaaaataaaaaataaaaaatcaccaCAGACAACAACTCCATGATTCATTGATTCTACAGTCCATTTCTGATGAATGTTATGGCGTTTATTCTCCGTAGCAAAACATATTGATATGCTTCAAATTGGAGAGTTATGAATAGCATTTGATATCCTGTTAGAGGATTATTGATAGTATTATCAGTGGAGGCTCTTATTCTCTTCTGGATTTGATGATAaggggtctgcatcccaaatgccaccctgttccctatatagtgcactaccttatggaccctggtcaaaagtagtgcactgtataggaataggtgccattctctggtctaaagtagtgcactatatagggaatagggtgccattctctggtctaaagtagtgcactatatagggaatagggtgccattctctggtctaaagtagtgcactatatagggaatagggtgccattctctggtctaaagtagtgcactatatagggaatagggtgccattctctggtctaaagtagtgcactatatagggaatagggtgccattctctggtcaaaagtagtgcactatatagggaatagggtgccattctctggtcaaaagtagtgcactatatagggaatagggtgccattctctggtcaaaagtagtgcactatatagggaatagggtgccattctctggtctaaagtagtgcactatatagggaatagggtgccattctctggtcaaaagtagtgcactatatagggaat is part of the Coregonus clupeaformis isolate EN_2021a unplaced genomic scaffold, ASM2061545v1 scaf1501, whole genome shotgun sequence genome and harbors:
- the LOC123487180 gene encoding cornifin-B-like; protein product: LPALSPACPQPCLPSALPPLSPACPQPCLPSALPALSPASPQPCLPSALPALSPACTKNTEQSILAERSRPSPSWPSVHAPVHPGRAFTPQSILAERSRPQSILAERSRPSPSWPSVHAPVHPGRAFTPQSILAERLKTSGGDSEPCCHTVASS